A window of the Natronospira proteinivora genome harbors these coding sequences:
- a CDS encoding fimbrial biogenesis chaperone, producing MFRLHDKAARLMGVGLLLFLFAGIAGAQSVSISPTIITLGEDREIGTFTLSNSGDRETTIHARVYRWDQDDGQDRLTESQDLLLAPPIFALGPGESQVVRTGLRRSLPGAQEASYRVEFQEVLPDARTGPEMGLRLALQISVPVFIGPLEPGSADLSWTVHYDRSAGEAVIAVENQGYAHARLTRMALVHQDDDRILAQPGRQLNYVLPGAAREWRMPVDRQQARHAVLEVRGRAGSDDINVSLDLE from the coding sequence ATGTTTCGTCTACACGATAAAGCAGCCCGGCTCATGGGAGTCGGGCTGCTATTGTTTTTGTTCGCGGGTATTGCCGGTGCCCAGAGCGTCAGTATTTCTCCGACCATCATCACACTCGGCGAAGACCGCGAAATTGGTACCTTTACGCTGTCCAATTCCGGAGATCGTGAAACCACTATCCATGCCCGTGTTTATCGTTGGGACCAGGATGATGGTCAGGATCGATTAACGGAAAGCCAGGATCTGCTGCTTGCGCCCCCCATCTTTGCGCTTGGGCCTGGCGAATCCCAGGTGGTTCGAACCGGTTTGAGGCGTTCGTTGCCCGGTGCGCAGGAGGCGAGCTACCGGGTCGAGTTCCAGGAAGTCTTACCGGATGCGCGAACAGGACCCGAGATGGGCCTGCGTCTGGCGCTTCAGATCAGTGTGCCTGTATTCATCGGGCCGCTGGAGCCGGGCAGCGCGGATCTGTCCTGGACTGTCCACTACGACCGTTCAGCCGGAGAAGCTGTTATTGCTGTGGAGAATCAGGGGTATGCACATGCACGACTCACTCGCATGGCCCTTGTCCACCAGGATGACGACCGGATTCTTGCCCAGCCGGGTCGTCAATTGAATTATGTGCTGCCGGGCGCCGCCCGTGAGTGGCGCATGCCGGTTGATCGGCAACAGGCGCGCCACGCGGTGCTCGAAGTCCGGGGACGTGCGGGTAGCGACGACATCAATGTCTCGCTGGACCTGGAATGA
- a CDS encoding exo-alpha-sialidase — protein sequence MLKLRCLAGRILVAIAAMVAVMLAAFSVHAESPSAVEWHAPIEVDSGDAHQGSWRMNRSDFRYVDDPAVAVNDDGITAVVWARQSRQDLYLQLFDEQGEALLDSPTNISRSSDTFSWLPRVVLGEGESPAVHVLWQEIVFSGGSHGGEIFYARSQNGGAEFSEPQNLSQIEAGAGKGRLDRDTWQNGSLDLVRDASGNLHAAWTEYEGRLKYARAVPDDFEFEAPRHIAGDDDRPARGPSLAVDGDSEVALAWSVGETREADIHISYSEDGSDDFSEPEKAVSGPGHADAPSIVFDGEGVLHLAYAEAAEGPGGAYAIRHTRADSPSQSFGSVSTISEPPPRDNDAQAHFPALRIDGADRLHLVWELYPEGWPRSRGLAYTRAPADGEFSPPALVEGTGDPSDGINGSLQGLFMQKLAVTADGLPVVVNSTFREDEESRIRLIRGELSDSE from the coding sequence ATGTTGAAACTGCGTTGCTTGGCAGGGCGTATTCTCGTGGCGATTGCCGCTATGGTTGCCGTCATGCTCGCCGCCTTTTCGGTGCATGCGGAAAGCCCGTCGGCCGTGGAATGGCATGCGCCGATAGAAGTCGACAGTGGCGATGCCCATCAGGGGTCCTGGCGGATGAATCGTTCGGATTTCCGGTATGTGGATGATCCTGCGGTCGCCGTCAACGACGACGGCATCACCGCCGTGGTCTGGGCGAGGCAGTCCCGCCAGGATCTCTACCTTCAGCTTTTTGATGAGCAAGGTGAGGCACTGCTTGATTCGCCGACCAATATCTCGCGCAGCTCGGATACCTTTTCCTGGCTGCCGCGTGTGGTATTGGGCGAGGGCGAGAGTCCGGCAGTCCATGTGCTGTGGCAGGAGATCGTCTTCTCGGGTGGTAGCCACGGGGGCGAAATCTTTTATGCTCGTTCCCAGAACGGGGGCGCTGAGTTCAGCGAGCCGCAGAACCTCTCCCAGATCGAGGCAGGTGCCGGTAAGGGGCGCCTGGATCGAGATACCTGGCAGAACGGCAGTCTTGACCTGGTCCGCGATGCCTCGGGTAATTTGCACGCGGCGTGGACGGAATACGAGGGGCGGCTCAAGTACGCCCGCGCGGTTCCGGATGATTTTGAGTTTGAGGCGCCTCGACACATTGCTGGCGACGATGACCGCCCGGCCCGCGGGCCGTCCCTGGCGGTCGATGGTGATAGCGAGGTCGCGCTGGCTTGGTCCGTGGGGGAGACCCGTGAGGCGGACATCCATATAAGCTATTCGGAGGATGGCAGCGACGATTTTTCGGAACCGGAGAAGGCAGTATCCGGACCCGGGCACGCCGATGCCCCATCCATTGTTTTCGACGGGGAGGGCGTGCTCCATCTGGCTTACGCCGAGGCGGCTGAGGGTCCCGGTGGGGCGTATGCCATTCGCCACACGCGGGCGGACTCGCCATCCCAGTCATTTGGATCTGTGAGCACCATTTCGGAGCCACCACCCCGGGATAATGACGCTCAGGCCCATTTCCCGGCCCTGCGTATCGACGGGGCTGACCGATTACATCTGGTCTGGGAGCTGTATCCGGAGGGTTGGCCCCGTTCCCGGGGGCTTGCCTACACCCGGGCGCCGGCGGACGGTGAATTCAGTCCTCCGGCCCTGGTGGAAGGCACGGGGGATCCCAGCGACGGCATCAACGGCAGCCTGCAGGGGCTTTTCATGCAAAAGCTCGCTGTCACCGCCGACGGCCTCCCGGTGGTGGTCAACAGTACCTTTCGTGAAGACGAAGAAAGCCGTATCCGCTTGATCCGGGGCGAATTGTCGGACTCGGAGTAG
- a CDS encoding NAD-dependent epimerase/dehydratase family protein: MGSGFPKPALNASLNGIATLHDIRRPRPTKHLRMFDGAIDSVDCVRIAVLGTDGAIGKRTTCTLLIQALNKAGIHTVMVGTSQTGLMQGAAYGVALDAIPAQLGVGEQEGAVVAAYEGEHPEVIVIEGQGALSHPAYLSSTVVLRASRPQAVIMQNAPARRMLSDYPKVRMPSPGAYRSCRMCGLSASEPTWLAGLAWHPMPRI, translated from the coding sequence ATGGGATCGGGCTTTCCAAAGCCTGCGCTCAACGCATCTCTCAACGGCATCGCGACCCTGCACGATATTCGCCGGCCACGCCCCACCAAGCATCTGCGCATGTTTGATGGCGCAATCGATAGTGTTGATTGCGTGCGTATTGCGGTGCTGGGTACGGACGGTGCCATCGGCAAACGGACCACCTGTACGCTGCTCATCCAGGCACTGAACAAGGCTGGTATTCACACCGTGATGGTGGGCACGAGCCAGACGGGCTTGATGCAGGGTGCCGCCTATGGGGTGGCGCTGGATGCCATCCCTGCTCAATTGGGCGTCGGCGAACAGGAAGGGGCGGTGGTCGCCGCTTATGAAGGCGAGCATCCAGAGGTCATCGTGATTGAGGGGCAGGGTGCATTGAGCCACCCAGCCTATCTGAGCTCGACGGTGGTGCTACGCGCCAGCCGCCCTCAGGCCGTGATCATGCAGAATGCGCCGGCCCGCCGGATGCTCAGTGACTACCCCAAGGTGCGGATGCCATCGCCCGGCGCATATCGCTCATGCCGCATGTGCGGCTTGTCGGCCTCGGAACCAACCTGGCTTGCCGGGCTGGCGTGGCACCCAATGCCGAGAATATGA
- a CDS encoding Csu type fimbrial protein — translation MKYRLLAISAALATVSNVALADTDTLTVSAEVDSSCVVTANDLDFGTINVLSADPVEETTTIDVTCTSDTGYEIGLDPGNSGEVSARHMTDGSDNELNYNLYQDAGHGDVWGDTEGDDTVADTGTGSAESHTVYGQVAGGQDDLPAGSYDDTINVTIYY, via the coding sequence ATGAAATATCGCCTGCTTGCAATTTCCGCCGCACTGGCAACTGTTTCCAATGTTGCTCTGGCTGACACCGACACCTTGACCGTCAGTGCCGAGGTGGATTCATCTTGCGTGGTGACCGCCAATGACCTCGATTTTGGCACCATCAACGTGCTTTCGGCCGACCCGGTTGAAGAGACAACGACCATTGATGTGACCTGTACCAGTGACACGGGCTATGAAATTGGTCTCGACCCTGGTAACTCCGGTGAGGTGAGTGCGCGTCACATGACGGATGGTTCGGATAACGAGCTCAATTACAACCTTTATCAGGATGCCGGGCATGGAGATGTCTGGGGTGATACCGAGGGCGACGATACGGTAGCCGATACAGGCACCGGCTCTGCCGAGTCCCACACGGTGTATGGCCAGGTTGCCGGGGGCCAGGATGACCTGCCGGCCGGCAGCTACGACGACACCATCAACGTCACGATCTACTACTGA
- a CDS encoding ATP-binding cassette domain-containing protein, producing the protein MAMACISATDLTVAFDPNPPVFQALDVHLAAAPVALIGPNGAGKTVLAECLAGTRSPTAGLVQHQVPVAFLPQQAAEQRDPRTVAAFLGVETALAALARLLAGEGRVDDLSILNDRWTLKDELQTQLAQFQLPTDILSEPVSSLSGGQRTRLHLMKLSRLPDTYLILDEPTNHLDQSGRQWLADWVKQRDAGTLVITHDQGLLASFSQLLELREGRLQRHGQGFAEYQRTRAQLIEKARHDKQHARQTLRKERQQQQLERERHEQRAAKGKAKARKGDMPKILLDARKDRSEATGGRIAQKHQAVLDSEQQRLEAAESVLERKTPLAFPLTEPPPITGWLLALRSVRLPWIENTKPLNWQVMSGERWWLRGANGSGKSTLLSVISGDIEPVSGDIQQRGTLLRLDQHLTLLTSDQSALANFRRLNPGWSDAAYRDRLAQLKLRGDLALQPVAQLSGGEQLKVALACSLMGPEAAQLILLDEPDNHLDLESQTLLAEVLSQYRGTLIVVTHSEPMAQAMSLDQVQTL; encoded by the coding sequence ATGGCTATGGCCTGTATTTCCGCAACGGATCTAACCGTTGCATTTGATCCAAATCCCCCCGTTTTCCAGGCACTGGATGTGCATCTGGCAGCAGCGCCCGTGGCGCTGATTGGTCCCAATGGCGCTGGCAAAACCGTACTGGCCGAGTGTCTGGCCGGGACGCGCAGCCCGACTGCTGGTCTGGTACAGCATCAGGTGCCGGTAGCCTTTCTGCCGCAGCAGGCTGCCGAGCAGCGTGACCCGCGCACCGTGGCTGCCTTTCTGGGTGTCGAGACAGCACTGGCGGCACTGGCACGACTGCTAGCCGGCGAAGGGCGTGTAGATGACCTATCCATTCTGAATGACCGCTGGACCCTGAAAGACGAGCTGCAGACCCAGCTGGCACAGTTCCAGTTGCCCACCGACATACTGTCCGAACCGGTCAGCTCACTGAGCGGCGGCCAGCGCACCCGTCTGCACTTGATGAAACTGTCCCGCCTGCCCGATACCTACCTGATACTGGATGAGCCCACCAATCACCTGGACCAGTCCGGTCGTCAGTGGCTGGCCGACTGGGTCAAGCAGCGCGATGCCGGCACCCTGGTCATCACGCACGATCAGGGCCTGCTGGCCAGCTTCTCGCAGCTATTGGAACTCCGGGAAGGCCGCCTGCAACGCCATGGTCAGGGATTTGCTGAATATCAGCGGACTCGCGCCCAGTTGATCGAAAAAGCGCGGCACGACAAACAGCATGCGCGCCAGACCCTGAGAAAGGAGCGCCAGCAGCAACAACTCGAGCGTGAACGCCACGAACAGCGGGCCGCCAAGGGGAAGGCCAAGGCACGCAAGGGCGACATGCCGAAGATCCTGCTCGACGCACGCAAGGATCGCAGCGAGGCAACGGGCGGGCGCATCGCGCAAAAACATCAGGCCGTACTGGATTCGGAACAACAACGTCTCGAGGCCGCTGAATCCGTACTGGAGCGAAAAACCCCCTTGGCCTTCCCGCTCACGGAACCGCCCCCCATAACCGGCTGGCTGCTGGCCCTAAGGAGTGTCCGTTTGCCGTGGATCGAGAATACGAAACCTTTGAACTGGCAAGTGATGAGCGGCGAGCGCTGGTGGCTGCGGGGAGCCAATGGCAGCGGCAAATCGACACTGCTGAGCGTCATCAGTGGTGACATCGAACCCGTCAGTGGAGACATTCAACAGCGTGGCACCTTACTGAGGCTGGACCAGCACCTGACGCTGCTGACCTCAGATCAGAGCGCGCTGGCGAACTTCCGGCGACTCAATCCGGGCTGGTCGGATGCCGCCTATCGGGACCGGCTGGCCCAGTTAAAACTGCGTGGTGATCTGGCTCTGCAGCCAGTGGCACAACTGAGTGGCGGCGAGCAGTTGAAGGTGGCACTGGCCTGCAGCCTGATGGGCCCCGAGGCGGCGCAACTCATTCTGCTCGACGAGCCCGACAACCATCTGGACCTGGAAAGCCAGACACTGTTGGCAGAAGTACTGAGCCAGTACCGGGGTACCCTGATCGTGGTCACTCACAGTGAGCCCATGGCACAGGCCATGTCGCTAGACCAGGTGCAGACGCTGTGA